The following proteins come from a genomic window of Scomber japonicus isolate fScoJap1 chromosome 4, fScoJap1.pri, whole genome shotgun sequence:
- the LOC128357814 gene encoding transcription factor HES-5-like, with translation MAPTVFGQANFSKDHLTPAHKLRKPMVEKLRRDRINTSIEQLKSLLSPEFLRQQPDSKQEKADILEMAVSYLRSWQQQKQQQQASMTSGLMSANDGYSCCVQEAVSFLSHCEVQTQAHRRLLNHFQGLQASSRTSHSLCTVSPPGSPLHQVSSSKGVSQAGCDLWRPW, from the exons ATGGCACCCACTGTTTTTGGACAAGCAAACTTCTCTAAGGATCACCTGACTCCAGCTCATAAG ctgaGAAAGCCAATGGTGGAGAAACTGCGCCGAGATCGCATTAACACCAGCATCGAGCAGCTGAAATCCCTGCTGAGTCCTGAGTTCCTCAGGCAGCAGCCTGACTCCAAGCAGGAGAAGGCCGACATCCTGGAGATGGCTGTGTCCTATCTGAGGAGCtggcagcagcagaagcagcagcagcaagccaGCATGACCTCCGGCTTGATGTCGGCCAATGACGGCTACTCCTGCTGTGTGCAGGAGGCCGTCAGCTTCCTATCCCACTGTGAGGTCCAGACTCAGGCCCACAGGCGATTGCTCAACCACTTCCAGGGTCTGCAGGCATCCAGCAGGACCAGCCACAGTCTCTGCACAGTCTCCCCCCCGGGGTCACCACTCCATCAGGTCAGCTCCAGCAAAGGTGTGAGCCAGGCTGGCTGTGATCTATGGAGACCCTGGTAG